The Candidatus Nezhaarchaeota archaeon DNA window GTCTTCGAGTACATAGATATTGAGGGCCCTTTTACGAAAGGCTCGTTAAGCCTACTATAGTGAAGGTCATTGAGGAAGAGCTTAAAGATCCCCTCATTCCGTGCGTCAAGGGTCAATTAGTCCCACTATCGAAAGCCGTCATTTACGATGAAGGGGTTAGGGATCTCATTGAGGAAGGCTTGCTACCGAGGACGACCTGAGGCACATTTATGGTGAGGAAGGCCTTTGCCTGTGAGCCGGACGCGAGGCTTCGACCGCAAGACAGAGCTAGGAGACTCGGGACATCGTTCTGCAGCGGATTGATGAGGTTATCCGTGATTTTGGGGTTGATTTAATTAGGGCTTATCGAGAGGTTCAGAGGGAGGGATGGGAGAATTTGAGGCTGAGCAGTAAAGGATTCTTTGAAGTAGCAAAGTATTGGGCGTTGCCCTTAATTTTAGGCTCAATAATCGGCCTAGCCATATCCCTCCTCGTCTACATCTACGAACTGCTAAACCGTATTTCGCTTATCATTGTAAATTGGAATTCCTCGTTCCTCTTAGCCTCAACAATTGTTGCGCTCCTTGGGGGGTATTTAACAGTAAGACTATTGGCGGAGGATAAGGGGTGCGGTTGCGGAACAGAACTTGTAATCGAAAGATACCACTTCAAAAACGGCTTTGTTAGCTTAAGAGATACCATGAGCAAAACTTTGGCTTCCGCGATAACCATAGGTTTTGGTGGGAGCGCTGGATTAGAGGGACCAAGCCTTTTGTTGGGTGGAGGTATCTCTTCTTCTATTGCTAGAGGACTGAAGTTGGATCAAAAGGATGTAAAAACGCTGTTTCTATGTGGAGCGGCGGCGGGGTTTTCAGCGATCTTTAAGGCTCCATTGACGGGGATATTATTTGCCCTTGAAATACCTTACAAGAGAGATATTGAAGCTGAGGTTTTCATTCCAGCGTCCATTGCTTCCATTACCGCCTACTTTACGTCCACCATAATCCTTGGAACGGAAACCATTTTTCCAACCCCAACATTTATTACGCCAACCCTCCTCACCCTTATGCACGCAATTTTCCTGGGAGTCCTAGCAGCGTTAGTTGCGTTGGCATTCATGGAAGCGTTTAAAGGGGCAGCCGTCATAAGCAAGCAGCTTGCTAGCAGACTTCCAATGTTGCCTATGACGGTATTTGCTGGATTAATTCTTGGTTTTATGGGCCTGTTCTACCCTGAAGCGCTTGGGCTAGGTTACGATTTCATCCACAAGATCACAACAGCCAAATTAGGAGAATTAACTTTGACAGACTTGACTGCACTTTTAATTTTAAAAATTGTAGCCACAAGCTTAACACTGAATTTCGGTGGAAGCGGGGGGCTATTCATTCCGTCGCTTTATGTTGGCGGCGCACTTGGGCTCATTTACGCACAAACTTTGAACCTTGAGGCGCCTGTTCTATATGCCATATTATCAATGGCTGCAGTGCTGGCTGCGACGAGCAAGAGCCTTCTGACGAGTATAGCTCTGGTTGCCGAAACCATGGGCTCGAGCTTTATAATCCCCGCCATCGTTTCCGCTGCTGTCAGCTATTTTCTTACGGGAAGCAGATCATTCTATAGAAGTCAACTTGTGAACAAATTGCAAGCAAGGCATGCACAATGCTAAAGTTGAATAGTTTAAATTTAAGAATGCGATTTCAAACCATAAGACCAAGGATGCTACAGTAACCTCATTGACACGACTGAGCTGACTTTCAAATAATTCCCAAGTCCGAACAATGTCTTCAACGCAACTAAATAGCTTCCTTTTTGACTATCTCGTCGCTGGCTATAAGGAAGTATGCATGGTGCTACGCGGTCAAAATCTATGCCCATGAAATCTACAGTTCTTACGCTACTTCGTGTTCCTCAATTTTGGGGAAGAGCTTGCAGGAGGGTATTAAAGTACTTTTTCATGGAATATCTTTCTCATCTAAAACATGTACCTGCAATCCTTAAAGCGATCTTGAAGGCGACATGCAAAAAGCCTTGAAGCGGCCCCTCTCTGAAGAAAAGGAGGAGGTGATGTCCGTGCCAGTAGTCGGTAAGGTTGAGCTGAAGGCGGACAAGGACGTTAAGAAGGGTGAAGAGGTAAGTCTCACCGAGCTGTTCCCCTACTCAGAGAGGACGAAGGAGTTTACCGTCGATGTCGACGTTGAGAGGGACAAGACAAAGCTGAAGATTACTGTGGCTAAGCTCGGCACAATTGAGACCACTGCTGACACCACCAAGAAGAAGGGCGAGAAAACGAGTCTCTGGGCGATAACGAAGTACTCTGACATGTCGAAGAAGGTTAAGGCAAGCGAAGACATCAAGAAGGGCGAAACCTTGAGCGTAACGATAGAGACGATATAGGTCCTTCTCCTTCTTTACACACCTTTTTATGTGATGCCAGCTTTCTTCGATCGTAGTGCTGTAACGGGGATTCCCCACTCGTGCTGTATAGAAAGGCGAGGCTCCATTGTCGTTATGCTTCAGTTCGTAGGCTCTCTAAACCGCGCTCACCAAACCACTCCTCTGGATCACCTATCAAGAGGCTTGCTTCTCCAAGCTAAGTAGCTAGGTCCTCGATGCTATTAATGCCTAGAGATCTGTGCCCATTGATTAACAGGGAAAGAGATTGAAAGCCTAAAGAGGATAAAGATAAGGAATACTTGTCGAGGTCGCCCTCTAGAAGATGAGCCAAACCTCGAGTCGCTACGAAATTTCCTGACATCTCCACTGCTGGTTTGTCGCCCTTTAGGGCATAGAGGGGTCAGCTGAAAAGTTAGGGAAGAGGTGGAGAGTACAAGGCTTTTGCAGAAATAATCGTGTCCTCTCTTTTGGAGGTGGGTGACGTCCTCATCGTCGATGGGGTAGGAGGGCATTTAGCTTGCTCCTGACCGCCTCTATGAACTCCTCGGTCGTTAGGATCGCTTTCACGGGCCCTTCGCATACCCTTGCTAAGTCTTGAGTTACCATTCCGTCCTCTATGGTGAGCTTAGTTGCCGCTTCAAGTGCTTCCGCGAAAGTGATGAGGTCCCTGAGCCCATCCACCTCCCCCCTCCTCCTGAGGGCCTTGGACCAAGCGAATATTATCGCTGTAGGGTTCGTGGACGTCTTCTCACCTTTGAGGTATCGATAGTAGTGTCTCTGAACCGTTCCGTGGGCTGCTTCAGACATGTAGTGCCCTTCAGGGGACATGAGCTCTGAGGTCATCATTGCTAGGGAGCCCGAAAAAGCAGATGCAATCATGTCCGAGAGCACGTCTCCATCGTAGTTCTTGGTCGCCCACACGAAGCCCCCTTCAGACCTCATAGCTCTAGAGTAGGCGTCATCTATCAGGTAGTACTCGTACTTCAACCCCCTCCTCTCGAACTCCTCCTTGAACTCCCTCTCGTAGACCTCGTGGAAGACCTCCTTGAACCTGGCGTCGTAGACCTTCGATATCGTCTCCTTAGCTGCGAACCAGACGTCCAAGTTGTTGATAAGAGCATACTTGAAGGACGACCTGGCGAAGGACTCTATCGACTTATCTAGGTTGTAGTATGCTTGCAGGACCCCCGGGCCTGTAAGCTTAGGTAGCTTGGCTCTAAGCTCCTTGCCTGATGAGGATCTGAAGACTACCTCAGCCTCACCAGCCTCTTCAAACCTAATTCCGACTCCGGAGTATATGTCGCCGAAGGCGTGGCGAGCTACGACTATCGGCTTCCTCCAGAACCTGACGGCTGGAGCTATGTTCTTGACCATTATCGGAGCCCTGAATATCGTTCCGTCCAGTATCTCCCTTATCGTCGCGTTAGGGCTCCTCCACTCCTTCTTTAAGTTGTACTCTCTAACTCTCTCGGCGTTCGGAGTAATCGTAGCGCACTTAACTCCAACGCCCCACCTCTTGATCGCTTCGGCGGCCCTAACGGTGACCTCGTCGTTGGTCTCATCCCTGACCTTCAAGTGCAGGTCGTAGTACTCGACCTTAAGCTCAACGTAGGGCTCGATGAGCCTCTCCTTGACCCATCGCCACATGACTCTAGCCATCTCGTCCCCGTCCATCTCCACTATTGGGTTGATCATGGTTATCCTTTCCACACTCAATGCACCCCAGAGGGGGTTAGGATGACGGGGCTATAAAGCTAATTCCTTAACGCATCCTGATCGTCGCTCTCAAGCCAAGTTTTAAATACTCGTATCGAAAACGAAGCAGGTAAACTACGATCTAGAGCTTCGATAAGTGATTGACATGATCTCATATAATTGACGCCTCAACATCGCTACAATGCTCTTCTCTACCTTCGTTCAAGTGGTAGTCCCACTCGTACCAAGATACGCAGTGGCTATGGGCGTCCAGCCTTTCGTGATAGGTCTAGCGTCTTCGAGTATCTCAGTAACTGCCATAACGTTTAGGCCCATAGGAGGGTTATTGAGCGATAAGTGGTCGAGAAAGAACCTCGTGGCTATCGGGATAGCACTGGTCTCTGCATCCTACATCGTGCTAGCCTTGTCGAGGAGTATGGACACACTTTAGGAAAAATGATGATTAATGGAGCTTTTATCGTGAATGCCATAGAATTTTTGCTATTAATAATCAATGGATTAATGGATGGATAAAGCTCGATATGGAGTAGGAAGAAGTAAGGCTAGATTATTGAGGCAAGGTAGGCTGCTTGATAAACTGCATCCTTGAGCTTCCCTGGCTTAACGCAATCGCCTATGTAGTAGCATGGTATGTTTAAGTTTAGCTTTAGCTCACGAGGTCGCATCCCGATTGCAAGTACCAGATCGTCAAAGGCTACTTCGATCCTCTCTCCATCCCTATAGCCTATTACCTTATTCTCCTCTACTCTCTCAACCTTGAAGTTGCATATCCACTTCACATTCCTATTCCTCAGCTCTCTTATGAGGGCGTATCGATAGTTCCTCTCCATGTCCAAGGCTATGTCCGACAGCATCTCGAGTATCGTGACCTCTCTCCCCTCCTCAGCCAAGTGGAGAGCAGTCTCGCAGCCTATCCTCCCTCCTCCCAAGACGACGACCCTATTCCCAACGCTGACTTTTCCGAGAAGAACGTCTACCGCCTTTACTGCCCTCTCTATTCCCGGTATTGGTGGTACATCGTGTTCCGATCCTACAGCAATCACCACGACATCTGGGTTCAATTCTTTAATTCTTTCAGGGAGAGCTTCAGTGTTCAAGAGGACCTCAACGCCTTTTAGCTGCCTCTTCAACCACTCAAGGTAGTCACGTAAATCTGATTTAAAGCGCGGTGCTGAAGCAGCTATCAAGTTCCCGCCAAGTTGCTGAGACCTCTCAACGATTATGACCTTGTGCCCCCTCATAGAGGCTATTCTAGCAAACTCCATTCCAGCAGGTCCTCCACCGACAACCACGATCCTCTTCGGCTTGTCAACCCTCTTTATCTCAACTTCAGGGTTTATGGAGCACTTAGCTCTTAGCTGCCTTAAGCTGAAGAGCCTATCTATGCAGTCATTGCATCTAGTGCAGGGCCTAATGTCCTCGATCCTTCCTTCTCTCAGCTTTACAACGAGCTCTGGATCAGCGAGCAATGCTCTACCTAAAGCGACGAGGTCCAGTTTGCCTTCCTCTATCAGCTTCACAGCCATCTCAGCGGAGATTCCACCTACTCCGATTACAGGCACCTTAACTACCGACTTTATCTTAAACGCTCCATCAAGTAAGAGGCCTCTCTTAACTATCATCGGCGTTATGGCGAAGCTGCCGCTGACGTGTAGGCAATCTACGCCGGCCCTTTCAAGCTCAAGAGCGTATCTTATGAGCTCATCATCTGGGACCCCTCCGTATGATGGAAGGGAGCCCTCTATCCTGAATATCACTGGGATTCCAACATTCTTCTTTATCGATTCAAGTACTTCTAGAGAGAGCCTTATACGGTTCTCGAAGGAGCCACCATACTCATCGCTCCTCTTATTGGTATTGGGAGATAGGAATTGACTGAACAGCCAACCGTGAGCTGAGTTTATTTCGACTAAATCGAAGCCGCAGTCCTTAGCTCTAGCGGCAGCTTCAGTAAATAGTTCCACAATCCTCTTTATCTCATCCTTGCTTAGCTCCTCAGCCCTTGCCTTGAAGGCATGTCTCCCATGCATGAACATTGTGTACTCTAAAGATGAAGGAGCTCGGGGCACATTTCCTTCAACCTTCGGGGTAGAGCATCCTCCAGGATGGAGAAATTGGATCCCAGCTACAGAACCATAGCTCTTTATCTCCTCTGCCAATTCATTTAAGCCTATACAGAACTTGTCAGAATATATGGCTAAGCCTCCATGCAGGTCCTTTGCTTTCGGATCCACAGCTGCCCCTTCAACCATTACTAGCCCAACACCGTTTTGAGCCAACCTTCTATAGTGCCTTATCATCTCCTCGGTTACGTAGCCATCTCTCGCTAAGTTCAGCGCCATTGATGGAAAAACGATTCTATTAGGGACCTTAACGTTAGAAATCCAGCAGCTCTCAAGTATCTTCATGGTACTTCAAAAGTATATCAGCTCGAAGTCTTCACTTAAGCGTTGCGGTAGCGACGAGTAGGTTCTTAGGGTGTTCGTGGCCATTTCGTACCTCTCCTTCGGCTCACTTATTCTACCGATTACATTCCAGGAACCATCAATGCATGCTCCCTTCACAACTCGTGCGACCTAAATAATCTCGCCTAGGAATAAAGCTCGAGTTCCCTACATCGTGCTTAGTTCGTAGAGTAATTTAATGTCGCTGCTAACCAACGACCTTTAACGGTATGATTGTTTGCACAGGGCTGTTTAGGATTAAGACTTCAACCCCATAGACCTTCATAATGTTCTCAGGTGTCAAGACTTGGCTTGGATCTCCAAGAGCATATATCTTCCCATCCTTAAGCATAACCATGATGTCTGAGAATCTATAAGCTAAGCTAAGATCGTGCATCGCCAACACTACACAAAGCTTCTTAGTTAAAGCCAGCTTCTTGATGAGGTTGAGTATTTCTAATTGATGTTTTATGTCGAGGTTGCTCGTAGGCTCGTCAAGCAGTAGAACTTGTGGTTCTTGCGCTAATGCTCGAGCCAACATAACCTTCTGCCTCTCTCCACCACTAACTTCGTCTATATACCTGTGAGCAAGGTGGCTCGCTCCAACAGCCTCAAGTGCGCTATAGACCATTTTTATGTCCCTCTCACTCACAGACCAAGTCACGTAAGGCCTCCTCCCCATCAACACTACTTCAAAAACCGTGAATGGTGCTGTCGGCGAGGTTTGAGGTACATAACCTATCCTCTTAGCCACCTCCGTGCGGGGCAAAGAATCGACTCTAATGCCATCTATCAGTACCGTGCCCATCTTAGGCTTCAGAATGTTGTTTATGCATCTTAGTAGGGTTGTCTTGCCGGAGCCGTTGGGGCCGATGATTGACGTGACCATGCCCTCAGTTATTTCGAGGTTCACATCTTCGAGTGCTTTAATACCGTCGTATTCAACAGTAACCCCTTTTATCGTTATCTTCACCATATTTCCTTCCTCGTCCTCAATAATAGTGAAACGAAGAAGGGTACGCCCATGGCTGCCGTAACAACTCCTACGGGCAATTCTATGGGCATGAGAGCTACCCTAGCAGTAGTATCAGCTAGTAAAAGTAGCAGCCCGCCGATTAGTGCTGAGCAGACCATCGAGAACCTGTAGTCAGTTCCAACCAAGAACCTGGCAATGTGAGGAGCGATGAGGCATATGAAGCCTATGGGCCCCGTAGAGCACACGATAATTGATGTGCTTAGTGCTGCCAGTAAGGTGCATATCGTTCTAACCCTCCTCGGGTTTGTACCCAAGCTTTTAGCTACCTCCTCCCCCATCATTAGTGCGTTGAGGTCCCAAGCATATGCAAATAGTGGAAGACAAGTAAACACAGCGGGGAGCATAAACGTAAATCTCCCCCAATCAATCCTCCTTAAATCCCCCATGGTCCAGTAGACAAGCTCAGTGAGCTGCCACTCTCTAGCTATGTATTGGAGAAGCGTCACTCCGGCTGAGAAGAGATACATCATTGCCACCCCACTAAGAACGAGCGATTGAGGGGTTACACCTTTTAGTCTCGCTATGCCCAGCGAAACCAGTGCTGCTAAGAGGGCAAAGGCGAAAGCACTTAACATCATCACGTATATGCTTGAGCTTACACCGGCCACTATTATTAAAGCAGCCCCGAAAGAAGCTCCAGAGCTCACGCCTATGGTGAAAGGACTTGCGAGAGCATTTCGCAAAGCTCCTTGAACAACTGATCCAGATATTGCTAGAACAGCTCCTGCAAGAAGAGCGGCGCAAGCCCTTGGAAACCTTATTTCCAAGATTATAGCTCTTGAAACAGAGTCCAGCCCCTCAACATTCCCGAATATTGCCATGAAAGCTTCGACAAAGCCTATCTTCGCGTACCCAACGCTTATTGAGATCGTTAGTGTTATGGGTATTAGAAAAGTTAAGGAGGAGATTATGGAGATCCTCGAGATCTTTAAGGACTTGGATAAACCCAAGTCCCCTCTCTCCACTCCATTTTTAAGTTATCTTCAATCCACGTTTTAAGCATAGTTTTGGGATCTATGTCCTCAAAGAGAGTCGGATAGAGTATCTTCGCGACGTAGGCTCTCTCAGCTATCTGTCCAAATAGGTAGTGAAGGTATGCAGCGCATATAAGGTAGACTCTTCCATCTCTTACAGCTTTTATGTCACTCCAACCCGGCCTATTCATGATGCTGCTCCTAATATCTTCAAGAGGCTTCGTATCTAATGTCTTGTATGGATTGTACTTCGCAGGAGAAATGCTCTTTAATATGACTTCTGGGTTCCTCATTATAATGGTCTCTGAGCTCACTTTTGGATACGATACTGGAGAATCTGCAAATATGTTTATGCCACCTGAGAGCCGTAGTATGGTGTCCCAACCAGTTCCTGGCCCTGCGGCTGTATAGTCAGTGTAACTTTCCCAATACACTTTCACCCTCTCCTTTAGGCCTGCGATCCGCGCGTCAATAATGCTTGAAACGTTCTTCCAATACTCTACTATCTCCTCGGCTTCGCCTGTGAGGTTAAGCATTAAACCTACAAGCTTAAACTCCATGAACATTGTCTCGGGCTTGTAAAGGTCTATTCGAACAACTTTTATGCCGAGTGGTTCAAGTCTGCTCTCTAGGTCCTCGGGTTTGGGGTAATCA harbors:
- a CDS encoding ABC transporter substrate-binding protein, which codes for MKSGVKVAVLVVCLCIIASALYIYYSSTYAPTPSPPAESAKPATITIVDSSGRYVEIPWPVKRIAALTTDSAMAVVVLGAGDRLVGITRYAVGEPWAPNVTDIGTCFSPSIEAIIEVKPEVVLTYVDYPKPEDLESRLEPLGIKVVRIDLYKPETMFMEFKLVGLMLNLTGEAEEIVEYWKNVSSIIDARIAGLKERVKVYWESYTDYTAAGPGTGWDTILRLSGGINIFADSPVSYPKVSSETIIMRNPEVILKSISPAKYNPYKTLDTKPLEDIRSSIMNRPGWSDIKAVRDGRVYLICAAYLHYLFGQIAERAYVAKILYPTLFEDIDPKTMLKTWIEDNLKMEWREGTWVYPSP
- a CDS encoding NADP-dependent isocitrate dehydrogenase, producing the protein MINPIVEMDGDEMARVMWRWVKERLIEPYVELKVEYYDLHLKVRDETNDEVTVRAAEAIKRWGVGVKCATITPNAERVREYNLKKEWRSPNATIREILDGTIFRAPIMVKNIAPAVRFWRKPIVVARHAFGDIYSGVGIRFEEAGEAEVVFRSSSGKELRAKLPKLTGPGVLQAYYNLDKSIESFARSSFKYALINNLDVWFAAKETISKVYDARFKEVFHEVYEREFKEEFERRGLKYEYYLIDDAYSRAMRSEGGFVWATKNYDGDVLSDMIASAFSGSLAMMTSELMSPEGHYMSEAAHGTVQRHYYRYLKGEKTSTNPTAIIFAWSKALRRRGEVDGLRDLITFAEALEAATKLTIEDGMVTQDLARVCEGPVKAILTTEEFIEAVRSKLNALLPHRR
- a CDS encoding iron ABC transporter permease, giving the protein MGLSKSLKISRISIISSLTFLIPITLTISISVGYAKIGFVEAFMAIFGNVEGLDSVSRAIILEIRFPRACAALLAGAVLAISGSVVQGALRNALASPFTIGVSSGASFGAALIIVAGVSSSIYVMMLSAFAFALLAALVSLGIARLKGVTPQSLVLSGVAMMYLFSAGVTLLQYIAREWQLTELVYWTMGDLRRIDWGRFTFMLPAVFTCLPLFAYAWDLNALMMGEEVAKSLGTNPRRVRTICTLLAALSTSIIVCSTGPIGFICLIAPHIARFLVGTDYRFSMVCSALIGGLLLLLADTTARVALMPIELPVGVVTAAMGVPFFVSLLLRTRKEIW
- a CDS encoding NAD(P)/FAD-dependent oxidoreductase, coding for MKILESCWISNVKVPNRIVFPSMALNLARDGYVTEEMIRHYRRLAQNGVGLVMVEGAAVDPKAKDLHGGLAIYSDKFCIGLNELAEEIKSYGSVAGIQFLHPGGCSTPKVEGNVPRAPSSLEYTMFMHGRHAFKARAEELSKDEIKRIVELFTEAAARAKDCGFDLVEINSAHGWLFSQFLSPNTNKRSDEYGGSFENRIRLSLEVLESIKKNVGIPVIFRIEGSLPSYGGVPDDELIRYALELERAGVDCLHVSGSFAITPMIVKRGLLLDGAFKIKSVVKVPVIGVGGISAEMAVKLIEEGKLDLVALGRALLADPELVVKLREGRIEDIRPCTRCNDCIDRLFSLRQLRAKCSINPEVEIKRVDKPKRIVVVGGGPAGMEFARIASMRGHKVIIVERSQQLGGNLIAASAPRFKSDLRDYLEWLKRQLKGVEVLLNTEALPERIKELNPDVVVIAVGSEHDVPPIPGIERAVKAVDVLLGKVSVGNRVVVLGGGRIGCETALHLAEEGREVTILEMLSDIALDMERNYRYALIRELRNRNVKWICNFKVERVEENKVIGYRDGERIEVAFDDLVLAIGMRPRELKLNLNIPCYYIGDCVKPGKLKDAVYQAAYLASII
- a CDS encoding ABC transporter ATP-binding protein, which produces MVKITIKGVTVEYDGIKALEDVNLEITEGMVTSIIGPNGSGKTTLLRCINNILKPKMGTVLIDGIRVDSLPRTEVAKRIGYVPQTSPTAPFTVFEVVLMGRRPYVTWSVSERDIKMVYSALEAVGASHLAHRYIDEVSGGERQKVMLARALAQEPQVLLLDEPTSNLDIKHQLEILNLIKKLALTKKLCVVLAMHDLSLAYRFSDIMVMLKDGKIYALGDPSQVLTPENIMKVYGVEVLILNSPVQTIIPLKVVG
- a CDS encoding chloride channel protein; this encodes MRLSSKGFFEVAKYWALPLILGSIIGLAISLLVYIYELLNRISLIIVNWNSSFLLASTIVALLGGYLTVRLLAEDKGCGCGTELVIERYHFKNGFVSLRDTMSKTLASAITIGFGGSAGLEGPSLLLGGGISSSIARGLKLDQKDVKTLFLCGAAAGFSAIFKAPLTGILFALEIPYKRDIEAEVFIPASIASITAYFTSTIILGTETIFPTPTFITPTLLTLMHAIFLGVLAALVALAFMEAFKGAAVISKQLASRLPMLPMTVFAGLILGFMGLFYPEALGLGYDFIHKITTAKLGELTLTDLTALLILKIVATSLTLNFGGSGGLFIPSLYVGGALGLIYAQTLNLEAPVLYAILSMAAVLAATSKSLLTSIALVAETMGSSFIIPAIVSAAVSYFLTGSRSFYRSQLVNKLQARHAQC